The following proteins come from a genomic window of Sphaerisporangium rubeum:
- a CDS encoding ABC transporter permease, producing MTTLTGTTAVHTSHNRVGPAAGFRHTMTLAWRSLVQIKHNPMELLDLSVQPIMFLLLFTYVFGGAIAGSTTDYLQFSLPGLVVQNMLFATLTTAIGLSTDINKGVFDRLRSLPIARSAPLAGRIVADTLKQVWAFALFLGLGTVLGFRVQTGPVGVAGALALLLGFALAMSWLSVLIGLVAADPEKVQIMAFSIMMPITFTSNAFVPTKTLPEWLQRWTEVNPVTHLADGVRGLLTGGPVASHVLVSAIWGLAIVLIFVPLSLRAFRARG from the coding sequence GTGACCACTTTGACCGGGACGACGGCGGTGCACACGTCCCACAACCGGGTCGGCCCGGCCGCCGGGTTCCGGCACACCATGACGCTGGCCTGGCGGAGCCTGGTGCAGATCAAGCACAACCCGATGGAGCTGCTCGACCTCTCGGTGCAGCCGATCATGTTCCTGCTGCTGTTCACGTACGTCTTCGGCGGCGCCATCGCGGGGTCGACGACCGACTATCTCCAGTTCTCGCTGCCGGGGCTGGTGGTGCAGAACATGCTGTTCGCCACCTTGACCACGGCGATCGGGCTGAGCACGGACATCAACAAGGGGGTGTTCGACCGGCTGCGCAGTCTGCCGATCGCGCGCTCGGCGCCGCTGGCGGGGCGGATCGTGGCGGACACGCTCAAGCAGGTGTGGGCTTTCGCGCTGTTCCTCGGTCTCGGCACGGTGCTCGGGTTCCGGGTGCAGACGGGGCCGGTCGGGGTGGCCGGCGCGCTGGCGCTGCTGCTGGGGTTCGCGCTGGCCATGTCGTGGCTGTCGGTGCTGATCGGCCTGGTCGCGGCCGATCCCGAGAAGGTCCAGATCATGGCGTTCTCGATCATGATGCCGATCACCTTCACGTCAAACGCTTTCGTGCCGACCAAGACGCTGCCCGAGTGGCTGCAGCGCTGGACCGAGGTCAACCCGGTGACCCACCTGGCCGACGGGGTGCGCGGCCTGCTCACCGGCGGCCCGGTCGCGAGCCATGTGCTCGTCTCGGCGATCTGGGGCCTCGCCATCGTGCTGATCTTCGTTCCGCTGTCGCTGCGCGCGTTCCGCGCACGCGGCTGA
- a CDS encoding ATP-binding cassette domain-containing protein: MRYAVHAEGLVKRYGETRALDGIDLRVPEGRLLGVLGPNGAGKTTAVRILATLLRPDEGRATVGGFDVVKEAHKVRSLIGLTGQYAAVDEALTGVENLVMIGRLLGLTRMDSRRRAAELLDRFDLTGAASRAAKTYSGGMRRRLDLAASLVGRPQVLFLDEPTTGLDPRSRTELWDVVRGLMAEGVTVLLTTQYLQEADELADDIVVFDHGRVIASGTSDELKATTGAQVLQVRPLAEGHLGLVGDVITEILGTSPELAGGQATVNIMDPTLVPRIVRRLDDLGVVAAELSLRKSSLDEVFLALTGHRAEPSADESLPAEKQEVPA, translated from the coding sequence ATGCGATACGCGGTCCATGCGGAAGGTCTGGTCAAACGGTACGGCGAGACGCGAGCGCTCGACGGGATCGATCTGCGGGTTCCCGAAGGCCGGTTGCTCGGGGTCCTCGGGCCCAACGGCGCCGGGAAGACGACCGCGGTGCGCATTCTCGCCACGTTGCTGAGGCCCGACGAGGGCCGGGCCACGGTCGGCGGGTTCGACGTGGTCAAGGAGGCCCACAAGGTGCGTTCCCTGATCGGCCTGACGGGGCAGTACGCCGCGGTCGACGAGGCGCTGACCGGTGTGGAGAACCTTGTCATGATCGGCCGCCTGCTGGGACTGACGCGCATGGATTCCCGGCGCCGGGCCGCCGAGTTGCTCGATCGCTTCGACCTCACCGGCGCGGCCAGCCGGGCCGCCAAGACCTATTCCGGGGGCATGCGCCGCCGGCTCGACCTCGCGGCGAGCCTGGTGGGACGGCCCCAGGTGCTGTTCCTCGACGAGCCGACCACCGGGCTCGACCCGCGCAGCCGCACCGAGCTGTGGGATGTCGTGCGGGGCCTGATGGCCGAGGGTGTCACGGTGCTGCTCACCACGCAGTACCTCCAGGAGGCCGACGAGCTGGCCGACGACATCGTGGTCTTCGACCACGGCCGTGTCATCGCCTCCGGCACCTCCGACGAGCTGAAGGCCACCACCGGGGCCCAGGTGCTCCAGGTGCGGCCGCTGGCCGAGGGCCACCTCGGCCTGGTCGGCGACGTCATCACCGAGATCCTCGGCACGTCCCCCGAGCTCGCGGGGGGCCAGGCCACCGTCAACATCATGGATCCCACGCTGGTCCCGCGCATCGTCCGCCGCCTGGACGACCTCGGTGTGGTCGCGGCCGAGCTGAGCCTGCGCAAGTCGAGCCTCGACGAGGTCTTCCTCGCTCTCACCGGTCACCGCGCCGAGCCCTCCGCCGACGAGTCGCTCCCCGCCGAGAAGCAGGAGGTGCCGGCGTGA
- a CDS encoding PH domain-containing protein: MTAPLRDPANRVSRRAITLWLLQALFGFLFLVGASALIASVFSGTDWGWVPRWAADNAWWLPVVVGVLTLPFLISEPLWRYAVHRWELSGDVVYARSGWVSREWVFVPVSRIQTVDKQQGWFERLLGLATLEIRTASYAGSSSIQGLDVQVASRLAEDLANRAHELRDDAT; encoded by the coding sequence GTGACAGCTCCCCTGCGCGACCCCGCCAACCGGGTGTCCCGCCGCGCCATCACACTCTGGCTGCTGCAGGCTCTGTTCGGGTTCCTGTTCCTCGTGGGTGCGTCCGCCTTGATCGCCTCCGTCTTCTCGGGGACCGACTGGGGCTGGGTGCCGCGATGGGCCGCCGACAACGCCTGGTGGCTGCCTGTGGTGGTCGGCGTCCTGACCCTGCCCTTCCTGATCAGCGAGCCGTTGTGGCGGTACGCCGTCCACCGGTGGGAGCTGTCGGGGGACGTGGTGTACGCGCGCTCGGGATGGGTCAGCCGCGAGTGGGTCTTCGTCCCGGTGAGCCGCATCCAGACGGTGGACAAGCAGCAGGGCTGGTTCGAGCGGCTCCTCGGCCTCGCGACCCTGGAGATCCGCACCGCCTCCTACGCCGGTTCCTCCTCCATCCAGGGCCTCGACGTCCAGGTCGCCTCCCGCCTCGCCGAGGACCTCGCCAACCGCGCTCACGAACTGAGGGACGACGCGACGTGA
- a CDS encoding YbhB/YbcL family Raf kinase inhibitor-like protein, protein MGQRRKSGLAGRTGRERRAAANAAVAAFAVLATMSAGCGIVGVGSPTDRPLDTLSVSSPRFRDEAPLPADYSCSGQEGNPPLRWSGVPQKQTKSIALVVDAYGPQGAAEVHWVLFNIDPRTTELAQDSVPRGAFQGQTSAGKVGYFPPCRRDDTYRFSVYALDSMLDLKEGAELRPTMERIASSTIARGRLSAAHIE, encoded by the coding sequence ATGGGGCAGCGGAGAAAGTCCGGGCTCGCTGGACGGACGGGACGCGAGAGACGCGCCGCCGCGAACGCCGCGGTGGCGGCGTTCGCCGTACTCGCCACCATGTCGGCAGGCTGCGGCATCGTCGGCGTCGGCTCGCCCACCGATCGCCCGCTCGACACGTTGAGCGTGTCGAGCCCCCGCTTCCGTGACGAGGCGCCGCTGCCGGCCGACTACTCCTGCTCGGGACAGGAAGGCAACCCTCCGCTACGGTGGTCGGGAGTGCCGCAGAAGCAAACCAAGTCGATCGCCCTGGTGGTCGACGCCTACGGGCCGCAGGGAGCGGCCGAGGTGCACTGGGTGTTGTTCAACATCGACCCCCGCACGACCGAACTGGCGCAGGACAGTGTGCCGCGCGGCGCGTTCCAGGGGCAGACCTCGGCGGGAAAGGTGGGCTACTTTCCCCCATGCCGCCGCGACGACACCTATCGTTTCAGTGTCTACGCGCTCGACTCCATGCTCGATCTGAAAGAAGGCGCCGAGCTCCGCCCCACTATGGAGCGCATCGCCTCAAGCACCATCGCCAGAGGACGGCTCTCGGCGGCTCACATCGAGTGA
- a CDS encoding PH domain-containing protein, whose amino-acid sequence MTADPPASSPPPPGDHTPPYGGPTAPPGGPGPASGGTPPPDLTGHAGPAYGPGAGPQGAPGGPPQGWSGGEAEVRPSRLSPLTLLIDPVRMAPSLLLPLAGVLFVGGFAPSSFMWALVAVAASIGFAALRWATTTYQVVADRLEITRSLISRSVRSIPLDRVRGVDVSTPPLHRLLGLAVVKVDTGAGGDKQEGELNGVSVAEAERLRAVLLRRSRAVRSGAGAHSAARGAFTTETRTARPGAGPGQAPDHPSGHAQDHLTGPVPGHAPGHAQDHLTGPVPGHVQDHPPDHLAGHVPDYGLDHVPDHVYARVPKSWARYGPFSATYLLTPFVLLGGAIGLVFQWGENLGVNERAAWNVAEWLWHRPVLLAVIAVVLVLISPLAACVMYAVFNWDFTLLRRDASLVAERGLINRRSVSLEHARIRGYEFAEGLLERIANVGRLWAVVTGLGDSRTRGQLLPTGPKDFVLGVAAEAVAPFTATLAPHPPAARRRRLFRAVALPLVLAAVAFAFGLTWLGLAGLVLAVLCVPLGLDRYRSLGHAYDGSRLSVRSGTLPRSQAVIERRAVVGWTIRQTMFQRQAKVLTVIAGVGAGSGGYPAVDTGEHQGVHFAATVTPDWLAPFVTTAPPAAPSDNS is encoded by the coding sequence GTGACCGCCGACCCCCCCGCCTCCTCACCTCCGCCTCCCGGGGACCACACGCCACCGTACGGCGGCCCCACGGCCCCTCCCGGCGGTCCCGGGCCGGCCTCCGGTGGCACGCCGCCACCTGACCTCACGGGGCACGCCGGCCCCGCGTACGGTCCCGGAGCGGGGCCGCAGGGAGCGCCAGGGGGGCCGCCGCAGGGATGGAGCGGTGGTGAGGCCGAGGTACGGCCGTCGCGGCTGAGCCCGCTGACCTTGCTGATCGATCCGGTGCGCATGGCGCCGTCGCTGCTGCTGCCGCTGGCCGGGGTGCTGTTCGTCGGGGGGTTCGCGCCGTCGTCGTTCATGTGGGCCCTGGTGGCGGTCGCCGCGTCCATCGGTTTCGCGGCGTTGCGATGGGCCACCACCACCTACCAGGTCGTGGCGGACCGGCTGGAGATCACCCGCTCGCTGATCAGCCGGTCGGTGCGCAGCATCCCGCTGGACCGCGTCCGCGGGGTCGACGTGTCCACTCCGCCGCTGCACCGCCTCCTCGGGCTCGCCGTCGTCAAGGTGGACACCGGCGCAGGCGGCGACAAGCAGGAAGGCGAGCTGAACGGCGTCTCGGTCGCCGAGGCCGAGCGCCTGCGCGCGGTCCTGCTCCGCCGCAGCCGCGCCGTCCGCTCAGGCGCCGGCGCGCACTCGGCCGCACGAGGAGCGTTCACGACCGAGACGCGCACCGCGCGACCCGGTGCCGGGCCGGGACAGGCGCCGGATCACCCATCGGGTCATGCGCAGGATCACCTCACGGGACCGGTGCCGGGTCACGCACCGGGTCATGCGCAGGACCACCTCACGGGTCCTGTGCCGGGACACGTGCAGGATCACCCGCCGGACCACTTGGCCGGCCACGTGCCGGATTACGGGCTGGACCACGTGCCGGATCACGTGTACGCACGGGTGCCGAAGTCGTGGGCCCGGTACGGGCCGTTCTCCGCCACCTACCTGCTCACGCCGTTCGTCCTGCTCGGTGGCGCCATCGGGCTGGTCTTCCAGTGGGGGGAGAACCTCGGGGTCAACGAGCGCGCGGCGTGGAACGTCGCCGAGTGGCTGTGGCACCGGCCCGTCCTGCTCGCGGTGATCGCTGTGGTGCTGGTGCTGATCAGCCCGCTGGCGGCCTGCGTCATGTACGCGGTGTTCAACTGGGACTTCACCTTGCTGCGCCGTGACGCCTCGCTCGTCGCGGAGCGGGGGCTGATCAACCGCCGCAGCGTGTCCCTGGAGCACGCCAGGATCAGGGGCTACGAGTTCGCCGAGGGCCTGCTGGAACGCATCGCGAACGTCGGCCGTCTGTGGGCCGTCGTCACCGGGCTCGGCGACTCCCGTACCCGAGGCCAGCTCCTCCCCACCGGCCCCAAGGACTTCGTGCTCGGTGTGGCCGCCGAAGCCGTGGCGCCGTTCACGGCCACGCTCGCGCCGCACCCGCCGGCGGCCCGCCGTCGCCGCCTGTTCCGCGCCGTGGCCCTCCCGCTCGTGCTCGCGGCGGTGGCCTTCGCGTTCGGCCTGACCTGGCTGGGCCTCGCCGGGCTGGTCCTCGCGGTCCTCTGCGTCCCGCTGGGGCTGGACCGGTACCGCTCCCTGGGCCACGCCTACGACGGCAGCCGCCTGTCCGTCCGCTCGGGAACCCTCCCGCGCTCCCAGGCCGTGATCGAACGCCGCGCCGTCGTGGGGTGGACCATCCGGCAGACCATGTTCCAGCGCCAGGCCAAGGTCCTCACCGTGATCGCCGGCGTCGGCGCCGGCAGCGGCGGCTACCCGGCCGTCGACACCGGCGAACACCAGGGGGTCCACTTCGCCGCCACGGTCACCCCGGACTGGCTGGCCCCCTTCGTCACCACCGCACCCCCCGCGGCGCCGTCGGACAACTCATAG
- the sepH gene encoding septation protein SepH yields MQELRLVAVSEDGTYLVLATAGRGTRFTLPVDERLRAAVRGNFSRLGQYEIEVESPLRPKEIQARIRAGETAEEIAATAGIPVERVRWFEGPVLQEREYTAQQAQRVAVRVPGETTPGPTLGELVTERLSRRGVPADEIDWDSCKRDDGLWRIKLGFVWNGHTRNAEWLYDMRRRHVTPHDDEAMRLSAIEYVEPSEQATITPFAPRLAAKLIPVPTHPDPGTRYTDPGSRSGQADPGTRSGYAESSRSGYADSGTRPRYADSGTHSEHADSGQRSGYADSGSRSGQSDSGSRTGHSDSGSRTGHADSSRSGYADSGSRSGYSDSGQRSGYSDSGSRTGRADVTSRSEETEAAPRQVDDEPARRSTNGPTFLPAAHQDHTPATAYADPAQRPTRHTSPPSHWAGPAAPPITFTPSSPPEAPHEEETPGRRTTARDDESPSAESASPQEASRPRQQASSPAGRAIPSDPADDHSRHRPEPAAASASTAASRPEPAPAAPGSAPSAATAPAPEEPEPVTAQAQATTPSAATAPQPAHATGTSPATPSEPAHEPERSPRTTPPASAAPAPGKRPAHVPAETAHVPAETAHVPAETADEAEPAAPSRPATAPKPETTAQPAATTHVQPAAVPAAAQAGPAPASSGRATSPAAEHPVRPAASATPATPGTTPRPAEPGSTSQVTEPAATAAPAGTQAPAVPTGTQTPAATAAPAGTQTPAPATAAPAGTQTPAAAATPAPAPAPAAASSAPSPATTPAAKAGPATSATSTAPATPAVAPKARAEAAKPEPPAVPTPPSGRSRQRHGAPGSRQPLPPSVRRAPTHAAPAVPTAPAATAPAAPAAASAAHGASPAAVDEPADGGIAVPAARLSGEAADKAAASTEPTEVEKPDKPEKDPKAAEPTVPPQAPKPARPARKGSRGRRASVPTWDEIMFGARRQE; encoded by the coding sequence ATGCAGGAGCTCCGACTCGTCGCGGTAAGCGAGGACGGAACATACCTCGTACTGGCCACGGCCGGTCGGGGGACGCGGTTCACGCTTCCGGTCGACGAACGGCTCCGTGCGGCGGTCCGCGGCAACTTCTCCCGTCTCGGCCAGTACGAGATCGAAGTGGAGAGTCCGTTGCGCCCCAAGGAGATCCAGGCCCGCATCCGCGCGGGGGAGACCGCGGAGGAGATCGCCGCCACCGCGGGAATCCCGGTGGAGCGTGTCCGCTGGTTCGAGGGACCTGTGCTGCAGGAACGTGAGTACACCGCTCAGCAGGCACAGCGCGTGGCCGTCCGGGTGCCGGGTGAGACCACACCGGGTCCCACGCTCGGCGAGCTCGTCACCGAGCGGCTGAGCCGCCGCGGCGTACCCGCCGACGAGATCGACTGGGACTCCTGCAAGCGCGACGACGGCCTGTGGCGCATCAAGCTCGGCTTCGTGTGGAACGGTCACACGCGCAACGCCGAGTGGCTCTACGACATGCGCCGCCGCCACGTCACCCCCCACGACGACGAGGCCATGCGCCTGTCCGCCATCGAGTACGTCGAGCCGTCCGAACAGGCCACCATCACCCCCTTCGCCCCCCGCCTCGCCGCCAAACTCATCCCCGTCCCCACCCACCCGGACCCCGGCACCCGCTACACCGACCCCGGCTCCCGCTCCGGCCAAGCGGACCCCGGCACCCGTTCCGGCTACGCCGAATCCTCACGCTCCGGGTACGCCGACTCCGGCACACGACCGAGGTACGCCGACTCCGGCACCCATTCCGAGCACGCCGACTCCGGCCAACGCTCCGGGTACGCCGACTCCGGCTCACGCTCCGGACAGTCCGACTCGGGCTCACGGACCGGACACTCCGACTCCGGCTCACGGACCGGACACGCCGACTCCTCACGCTCGGGGTACGCGGACTCCGGCTCACGCTCCGGGTACTCCGACTCGGGTCAACGCTCCGGGTACTCCGACTCCGGCTCACGGACCGGACGCGCCGACGTCACGTCTCGATCAGAAGAGACCGAGGCCGCGCCGCGCCAGGTGGACGACGAGCCCGCACGCCGGTCCACGAACGGCCCCACTTTCCTCCCCGCCGCGCACCAGGACCACACCCCGGCGACCGCGTACGCCGACCCGGCGCAGCGTCCCACACGCCACACCTCTCCCCCGAGTCACTGGGCCGGCCCAGCCGCGCCTCCGATCACCTTCACCCCGTCCTCCCCGCCGGAGGCCCCGCACGAGGAGGAGACCCCCGGCCGCCGCACGACGGCCCGTGACGACGAGTCCCCCTCGGCGGAGTCCGCCTCCCCGCAGGAGGCCTCCCGGCCCCGGCAGCAGGCCTCCTCGCCGGCCGGCCGCGCCATCCCTTCCGACCCGGCGGACGACCACTCCCGGCACCGTCCGGAACCGGCCGCCGCGTCCGCGAGCACCGCGGCCTCCCGTCCCGAACCGGCACCCGCCGCACCCGGATCCGCGCCTTCCGCCGCCACCGCACCGGCTCCGGAGGAGCCGGAGCCGGTGACCGCGCAGGCACAGGCCACCACACCCTCTGCCGCGACCGCACCACAGCCGGCGCACGCGACCGGGACCTCCCCCGCCACGCCGTCCGAACCGGCACACGAGCCTGAGCGCTCCCCCAGGACCACGCCTCCTGCGAGCGCGGCACCGGCCCCCGGCAAGCGGCCGGCACACGTCCCGGCCGAGACGGCACACGTCCCGGCCGAGACGGCACACGTCCCGGCCGAGACGGCTGACGAAGCCGAGCCGGCCGCGCCGTCCCGGCCGGCCACCGCTCCAAAGCCGGAGACGACCGCACAACCCGCCGCGACCACCCACGTACAACCGGCCGCCGTGCCGGCCGCCGCGCAAGCCGGCCCCGCACCCGCCTCCTCCGGCCGTGCCACGTCCCCGGCCGCGGAGCACCCGGTAAGGCCCGCCGCCTCCGCGACACCGGCCACCCCCGGCACGACCCCTCGTCCCGCGGAACCCGGCAGCACGTCCCAGGTGACCGAGCCCGCCGCCACGGCCGCACCCGCAGGCACGCAGGCCCCCGCCGTACCCACAGGCACGCAGACCCCTGCCGCCACGGCCGCACCCGCAGGCACGCAGACACCCGCCCCCGCCACAGCCGCACCGGCAGGCACGCAGACCCCTGCCGCCGCGGCGACCCCGGCACCGGCACCGGCACCGGCGGCAGCCTCATCTGCCCCGAGTCCCGCGACCACACCCGCCGCAAAGGCCGGACCTGCCACATCCGCCACATCGACCGCACCGGCCACGCCGGCCGTGGCGCCGAAGGCGCGTGCCGAGGCCGCCAAGCCTGAGCCGCCGGCCGTCCCCACCCCGCCGAGCGGACGCTCACGCCAGCGGCACGGCGCGCCGGGTTCCCGCCAGCCTCTGCCGCCCTCGGTCCGGAGGGCACCCACTCACGCCGCTCCTGCCGTTCCCACGGCACCCGCGGCCACCGCACCGGCGGCGCCGGCGGCGGCATCCGCCGCTCATGGCGCCTCCCCCGCCGCCGTCGACGAGCCCGCGGACGGCGGCATCGCCGTACCCGCGGCCCGCCTGAGCGGTGAGGCGGCCGACAAGGCCGCCGCGTCCACCGAACCCACCGAGGTGGAGAAGCCGGACAAGCCGGAGAAGGACCCCAAGGCCGCCGAGCCGACCGTGCCGCCGCAGGCCCCCAAGCCGGCCCGTCCCGCTCGCAAGGGCTCCCGTGGCCGCCGCGCGTCCGTCCCCACCTGGGACGAGATCATGTTCGGCGCGCGCCGCCAGGAATAG